The nucleotide window AGTATTAGATCGCGTCGCGTCTCCTCAACTTGTTCCTTGACACCATATAGAAATTTTGCTTTGTCGGCAAGCAAGTTGCCAAGTGTAGAAATGACAGGTGAGACAACAGACAGGGCCATTCTTGTGAAatgttaattttttttctttctacaaGGAAAATCTATACGAGTGAATTTGGTGTTTTGTTGGCAATGTAGTTAGTATGCGTTTGGTTAATGCTATTTATAGTATTTCTTATGTCCCTCTCTCGTGAGAAAGAAGGAAGGTATTCTTATTCATtggaaaaagaaaaggaaaggAATAAAGAGGCCTTAATAAATATGTTGTCTGAGTAACAAAGAAAAATGGAAATCCTTTACTTGTCATTTGAGAAACTAATTTGAATAAACTTTCTACTTTGCTAAAGACAAGTTCTAATGCATAACTTGGCATTTGAGAAACAAATTTTATGTGCAATTGCAAAGCATCCTTGGCTAGGTTCTTAGAGAAATGTAAAGAaaggtatatatatgtatatgctcAACTTAAAATTCTTTTCTCTTAACAAGGAAGAAGCTAATATTAGTGAATCGGTTTTTCTAACCAGTGCAATATTGCACATAATaagcatttaataaaatataatattatgaaAAGATTGTAAATATGAATgaaaaattttatatttaatttaaaatttatccATATATAACTACCTTTGATATATAATCATTCCAAAACTTGTGTTAAACTTTTTGTTTTTCATAAATATTTACTTTATCGAGCACAATGTTGCACTGGTTAGAAAAACCATGAATCAAATTAGTATGGAAAACAGACAGAAATTGTATTCCAACTATAGTGGCACAAGTAGGCAACACCCAATATTTATGGGTTACACATTGTAAATTTGTAATAACAATCCCATTTCTCTATATCACAATATTCACAACTACAATCAGAAAATTGTCTTGGTTTCCTTTTTCTACTCTGAATTTCCAGTCCTAACAGCTCAATATTTAAAAAGATAGAATCAGATCAGGCATAATCCTTGTCAATTATACCAGGTAACGCACCAGATGAAATTGGATTAATTTACATCAATCCAATTTCATGTCATCGTCAATGTGCCATCCCTTTAGGCTTCAGGTCAGTAACTGGTGTCACGCTTGAAAACTTCAACTCTTGAAACATGATTGTTACACGAATCAATTGTCCAAAAGTGTGTTCTTACTTTTTTTAAGGACTTATATATCATTTTATACTATCAGGGACTAAAATGTACTTATTCCATTGTCAAAAAGTTTATATACAACACATATTCCTTAGTTTGTGGACTTAAATACTATTTTTGAAACCTCTTCGTCCGCCGGCCTCCCAACATCTTTCTTCCTCTCCAAAATCGTCTCTGCTCAATTCCGGTAAAGCGTCCATCTTTTTACATTTACAGGTAATATTCCTCGATACCCATCTCGTATTTTCGAGTTTAGATTCAGTTAAAGCTGTCAATTTAGGGATTTATCGATCGTTACAGTATATATCTATTAAGCTCAAGCTTTTGTTTTTGTCGGGTCATTGATGGATTGTGTTGTAGATGGTTTATAATAATCGATGTTGGATTAACTTTTTTTCATTCTTTAATGTGTACAACTTGCAGGAATGGGTTTGACTAACTTCATTGTCACAATAGCTGGAGTTAGTGCTGTCGTGCTCCTATTGAGGAGCGATGTCAAACAGTCGGCGTCCATATTCAAGCGCAATGTGAAGCACATTCGAAACTGGCTTGAAGAAGAATCACAAGCTGCATCCAAGTAAGATTTCTCTTATATAATCGGTTTTTGGTTTAGGCAATAACTCATACGAATAGAGTTGTTAGGATAAATCGGGTAGTCCTTCGTGTGAGTCGTGAACAATATACGTGTCTCGTTTTCCATCCTGTTTTAGTCTTTCTCTACTTCTTTAGTAGTAATTCACTTTGTGCACTAAATTTGAAAAATGGAAGCATTTGTCGACATATGAGACTGGTGCTGTCTATGCTTTCGCTAGATTGTGTGCTGTCTATTTGTTCCTTTCAAACATTGAAAAATAAAAAAGAATTTAAAAACCCCCCACTAAGCGTTCACCACTTGCTTTTCTTTCCCTGTATTCAAAGGTTTATGAATCTGAGTATAATCTGTTGATTTCACCTCATATGATATTTAAACAGGTGCAAAATTTCCTCTTTCTCTTTGATTCTCTTTCAACTGGTCTTACCTTACTAAGATTGATCTTTGATTGAATCTGCATTTGTACGTGTCCTTTATAGCTTTAGAACAATCTTTTTGAGCCAGTCAATCTTAAATAAACTTTGATAGATTGATATGAAGCTTACTGAAGATGGGGTTTAAGTTGTTTGGTTGGATTTTATTCATGTGTTTGTCTTGTTGTCTTATTGTTCATGGTTTATCAGACATCTCGAGTCCTTGTCGGTAGCTCAAAGTTCACTTTGCCGATTGAACAACAGGGTAGGCAGAATCTGTCTTTATATTGCGTACTAGCATGATTAAAAAGTGCCTTTGGCCAACACTTTATCTGTTTTAGAGTAGGTAGGTTCTCTTGTCAGTTGATGAGatgtttgttattgttattgttcttaTTCGGATCTGTCCcattatatatgtttatttgtttGCTATGGTCCCTTTTCTTAGTGTTAGGATGTAAGTATTTCTGAGATTTGCAATTTCAGGCATTGTACTGTCCTCTGCTATGGGCTTTACATTGGTTCTATATTGAGTTGCTTCCGATGGAAATTGAATATTGAGCAGTTTGTGCCTTTTCAATAAACAAATTTGTAGGAATTTCAAAATCTTGTGTTTCCATACCTGATAGTTAGTATGATGAGATTATGCTTTCTGTAATTTCTTTTGCATGCAATTCGTTGATTCCCAGTATCTTGCTAatgcattcatgacttatttataaatTTGCAGGGCCGCTGACAAGGCAAAGCCGAAGGAATTGGATTCCAAGGCCCCTAAGAAGGATGACTGATAGGACTGGGAGACTGTTTCATTACAAATCCAAACGACATATAGGTTAATTTGCGTGCCGGGTAACAAGGTGTGCAAAAACTTTTAAGTTAGAAAAATCAGAATTGATTGAACTTTGTTTGTAGTGAGTTCTCTTTTTGAAATAAAGGTCGTAATTCATTGATAGTTTGCTAGAAAGTTATAAGAGGTTACAATTCCAAATGAGCTAGCTAAACCTACACAAGATAACTAATTTGAGATGGACGTAATATATCGAACCGGCCGTTCTCGAACTGGGGGAACTTCCAAATTTCGATCGGCACGAAACTGCTACAGTAACGGGTTCAAGAATTGAAAGCAGTTCAACATGATGTGGAACTGTATAGTTTGACTGTTGCAATCCGAACCAGTTCGTTGTCGGCTCTGGACGAATACAGACGTTTTGTTATAGTGCACTTGTGTTGTGTGGCTGTGTGCCAACTCCCAAGCATTTCAACAGCAATAATTCGGGAAACTTGTTTGTCAATCCAAACAATTTGAATTTCCTAGTCACTTGTAACGCACGCTTTCATTAAAACACAGTACTGTATATATTAATTTCGACTATCACTTAGCGTAAAACATATTTAGTACACTGTAGTGCTGACTGGCCACTGAGTCATTCGAATTGATGTGTCGCGATACTCTTTCTGTCTCaaaatacattatttatatatatatattgagatggAGGTAGTATATGTTATACTCCTCCCTGCAAAACAATTAACCAAACACGAACTAGTTCATACAAAAGTGTTTGAACAGCTAAGAATAAACTATAACTATGGGAAAGCTAGCTAGTTAACAGAGTTTTATTTATTTCAACAAATTGGTTactgaaattaaataaaataaaaaatctagCTATGTGTTTATTAAGCTTGAAAACATACATACATAGTATATAAATATCATCTCCGTcccaaaatagttattaatttttacaTACAAGTTGTATAGTAAAATTTATAAGTATTTTGGGACGGAATTAGTATAATTGATTGAATGAACTAATCAATTTATGTGAGTCCACATATAAAAATACCATACATGCATGTGCATGGCTAGGTTAATTAATCTTAAAAGGGAGTGTAGATCTGCATCTGATTCAAGATATGTTCGAAATTCTCCGTCTGCTTCTCAATGGAATGGCTGTGTGTCCCTTCATACGTAGTAATTACGACGCCTTCGTCTGTCGTTAGACGTTGAACTTGTTTCTTCACGTTGCACCCTTGATATGTGCACCGATAATAGTTCCTACAAATATTATTAATTGCAACGAAATTAAACACTTTATAACTACATATTAATCTCTCGCAAATAGCAAACTTCTAAGGTTGATGATCTCTACGTTTCAAAATAGGAAAGTAATATGTTCATATACAAATCATAAGTTCTTAGCCAAATGAACTAAGTAATGAGGGATTAATTATTGAGCTCAATATATGTAGTGTGTACAATAACAACACTTACACATGCTTATCAGAACTTGTTACGTGTGTTATTTGGGACCAATGTATGTTGATATATCGATTTCGCCATTTCTCTTAAGGATTCATCATTTTCCTATGATTAAACCTTGTAAGTAATTATGAGTCCATTGAGGGAGTTATATTTATATAGCTAGGGTaaatcatttcaagttcataagtAGCTCGCATAATTAACTTTTGGATCAACACGTACAATATTAACAAACAACAGTAAATTGTATACTAGCTACAAGGTGGAGGCAAAGCTAATTATCGGTGGGGTCTAGAGATGTGATCTAATTAAGCCAAATCAATTGAACCTAACTCGCATATAAGACGTCGACGTACGATATCTAAAAAATTAAACTAGCTATAGTGATTGAATTATTagtgtcaactgaattatgatcaagAAATTAATGATTAATTACCTGGGAAATCTGTTGTTTTTAACAGCTTTCTGACCGTATTTCCTCCATCGATAACCATCATCAAGAATATCAACATGACTTCTCGTTTGAAAAGCATATTTAGGCTTTCTAATCTTCTTCACTCCCTTCTTTTTTGTGCTATCACCACCATGATCATCACAACTACGTAGTAATTTTCCGTCTTTTTCTTCCTCGCCGATCAAGCTTTCACGATGATCATGACTAGCTTCAGCTTTTGGTAACATGTTCATGTTATTATTCGAGCCGCCGCCATAAAATTCATGAGAATTATTCACCATGGTTGTTGAAATTTTAGGGCTCGATGAACAAGGAAAGAACATTTGATAGTTCTCCATGAGTGCAAAGACTTCAGAGAATAAAAAATACAAATTAGAATCAAAACGAGGCGGGCgagatatatatataatagataggaAACAAAAAATTCTTAATTACAACAAAAATTGTAATGTTAAAATAGTCAAAGAGAAAATGACATGAGTATATATCATGTCATATATAAAGGAAATGAATACTGAGGAAAGGGTTCGTGTGTAAAAGAAGAAGTCGTAAACGGCACGAAAATGAGGACACGTAGGAGGAAAAAATGGCTTTAATGGCGGATTGATTAATTTGAAGAAAGAAAAGTTAAGAAAGTGGATGTTGAAAATGGCGGCGGCTACATCATTaagattaagacttgattaattactGTTAACAACAAAATTTAAGATAATAGTGCTAATATTCAAAATATAGAAGCATAATAGGTATATTTCTTCGTGTACTTACGGTTGAAACGATAGATTTCTCGTACATCCGTCGATTGTGATGTATATGGTAGTTGAGATCAATCTCAATAATATTTTATAGAAAACTTAATTATGTTTAGGATCTCGTAACCTACCCTTTCAGATGTTATGTACTTACGTCACACCCAACACCATATTGACAAAGAAAACATCACACAAAATTAAAGTAATATGATTTTTGTGTGTGAAGTTTTGACTCCATCACTATACATGTAACTATATA belongs to Rutidosis leptorrhynchoides isolate AG116_Rl617_1_P2 unplaced genomic scaffold, CSIRO_AGI_Rlap_v1 contig281, whole genome shotgun sequence and includes:
- the LOC139882539 gene encoding probable WRKY transcription factor 75 translates to MENYQMFFPCSSSPKISTTMVNNSHEFYGGGSNNNMNMLPKAEASHDHRESLIGEEEKDGKLLRSCDDHGGDSTKKKGVKKIRKPKYAFQTRSHVDILDDGYRWRKYGQKAVKNNRFPRNYYRCTYQGCNVKKQVQRLTTDEGVVITTYEGTHSHSIEKQTENFEHILNQMQIYTPF